A single Methanospirillum lacunae DNA region contains:
- a CDS encoding DUF2085 domain-containing protein, whose protein sequence is MEVVLKDKGLLKEKTPKEANKVKMLYGNDIHIGPYIKLTYCNHSITLCLCHKIPERSIRFFGIEKYLCSRCLGIIFGIICGMSFQYLGLSISLMNMLILSLPLIIDGITQAIGIRTSNNYIRIITGFLFGFGIFLGIKI, encoded by the coding sequence ATGGAAGTAGTGCTTAAAGATAAAGGGCTATTGAAAGAAAAGACACCTAAAGAGGCAAATAAAGTTAAAATGTTATATGGTAATGATATCCATATTGGGCCATATATCAAACTAACGTACTGTAATCACTCAATAACATTATGTCTTTGCCACAAAATCCCGGAACGATCAATCCGGTTTTTTGGAATCGAGAAATACTTATGTTCCCGATGCCTTGGCATAATATTTGGAATCATTTGTGGTATGAGTTTTCAATATCTTGGGTTATCTATCTCTTTAATGAATATGCTAATATTATCACTTCCGTTAATAATAGATGGAATAACTCAGGCGATAGGTATTCGGACCAGCAATAATTATATTAGAATAATTACTGGATTCTTATTTGGATTTGGTATCTTCCTAGGGATAAAAATATGA